In Roseovarius faecimaris, the following are encoded in one genomic region:
- the gspD gene encoding type II secretion system secretin GspD → MAYVMRLRAAWAVLILVLGLAMLGPAPARAQVEINLRDADLRSFVQIVSEATGRSYVLDPNVRGTVTVLAPGDMTPDELFEVFLSVLELNRLTIVQGVGSDRIVPLSTARELSSGGPGVGYETRVIKVRHIPLQEVIEVVRPLLPSEAVLTPVAGSNLLILSDRGQNQARIEALIRRLDQPQEAPVEILRLRNANAPEVLQVIQAMNIIPEGASVTADRRSNALLISGPESLRNQVRTLAARLDTQQTNTVSHAIGLNYAEASAMADVVLRSLQNQTQEGQQQGEIRIVPEPQTNTLLITAPQEQMDDIIAMVRYLDRRPSQVLVEAVIFEMSVETFSDLSVQFGAIVNSAVVGGAQFSLEGRPSLTNLVSSVSSGSNIDAGSGGIIAGQPTGDNGLAGFLSAVASSQTTKLLSTPSIMTLNNQEAEIVVAQNVPFVTGSFSTVGDDAIPENPFQTIERQDVGLTLNVTPQINADKTVKMVIKQEVSNLTRNTASTGGEITSKRSLSTTVLVRDGNVVMLGGLLENGSGSAKQEVPGLSKLPLLGGLFRGKNAGKNQRVLLVLLRPKVVNSEEEAKRLTKALAREAKAASLAIEPLDEGHFPRSPGGGLPFDGADLNQPFDAGFVDDVAQSRNFPPLPTRLRFGGS, encoded by the coding sequence ATGGCATATGTGATGCGGTTGCGGGCGGCGTGGGCCGTCCTGATCCTTGTTCTGGGGCTGGCGATGCTGGGCCCCGCCCCGGCACGCGCGCAGGTCGAGATCAACCTGCGCGATGCCGATCTGCGCAGTTTCGTGCAGATCGTGTCGGAGGCCACGGGCCGGTCCTATGTGCTGGACCCCAATGTGCGCGGCACGGTGACGGTGCTGGCCCCGGGCGACATGACGCCGGACGAGCTTTTCGAGGTGTTCCTGAGCGTGCTGGAGCTCAACCGGCTGACCATCGTGCAGGGCGTGGGCTCGGACCGGATCGTGCCGTTGAGCACCGCGCGCGAGCTGTCAAGCGGCGGGCCGGGGGTGGGCTATGAGACCCGGGTGATCAAGGTGCGCCATATCCCGCTGCAGGAGGTGATCGAGGTGGTGCGGCCCCTGCTGCCGTCGGAGGCGGTGCTGACCCCGGTGGCGGGCTCGAACCTCTTGATCCTGTCGGACAGAGGCCAGAACCAGGCCCGGATCGAGGCGCTTATCCGCAGGCTGGATCAGCCGCAGGAGGCCCCGGTGGAAATTTTGCGGCTGCGCAATGCCAACGCGCCCGAGGTTCTCCAGGTGATCCAGGCGATGAACATCATCCCCGAAGGCGCGTCTGTGACCGCAGACCGGCGGTCCAATGCGCTGCTGATTTCCGGCCCCGAAAGCCTGCGCAACCAGGTGCGCACATTGGCGGCCCGGCTCGATACCCAGCAGACCAACACGGTGAGCCATGCGATCGGGCTGAACTATGCCGAGGCGTCGGCCATGGCCGATGTGGTGCTGCGCTCCTTGCAGAACCAGACCCAGGAGGGCCAGCAGCAAGGCGAGATCCGCATCGTGCCCGAGCCGCAGACCAACACGCTTCTGATCACCGCCCCGCAGGAGCAGATGGACGATATCATCGCCATGGTGCGCTATCTTGATCGCCGGCCGTCCCAGGTGCTGGTCGAGGCGGTGATCTTCGAGATGTCGGTCGAGACCTTCTCGGATCTCTCGGTGCAGTTCGGCGCGATCGTCAATTCGGCCGTGGTGGGCGGGGCGCAGTTTTCGCTCGAAGGGCGGCCGAGCCTGACCAATCTGGTGTCCAGCGTGTCCTCGGGGAGCAATATCGACGCAGGCTCCGGCGGGATCATCGCGGGCCAGCCCACGGGCGATAATGGCCTGGCGGGCTTTCTGAGTGCGGTGGCGTCGAGCCAGACGACGAAGCTTCTGTCGACGCCCTCGATCATGACGCTCAACAACCAGGAGGCCGAGATCGTCGTGGCGCAGAACGTGCCCTTCGTCACGGGCTCGTTCTCGACCGTGGGCGATGACGCGATCCCGGAAAACCCGTTCCAGACCATCGAGCGGCAGGATGTGGGCCTGACGCTGAACGTCACGCCACAGATCAACGCCGACAAGACGGTGAAGATGGTGATCAAGCAGGAAGTGTCGAACCTGACGCGCAACACCGCCTCGACCGGGGGCGAGATCACCTCGAAACGCTCGCTTTCCACCACGGTGCTGGTGCGCGACGGCAATGTGGTGATGCTGGGCGGCCTTCTGGAAAACGGCTCGGGTTCGGCCAAGCAGGAAGTGCCGGGCCTGTCGAAGCTGCCGCTGCTGGGCGGGCTGTTCCGGGGCAAGAACGCGGGCAAGAACCAGCGTGTGCTGCTGGTGCTTCTGCGGCCCAAGGTGGTGAATTCGGAAGAAGAGGCCAAGCGGCTGACCAAGGCGCTGGCGCGCGAGGCGAAAGCGGCAAGTCTTGCAATTGAACCCCTGGATGAGGGACACTTCCCTCGCTCCCCCGGGGGCGGGCTGCCCTTTGACGGGGCTGACCTGAACCAGCCCTTTGATGCCGGATTTGTTGATGATGTCGCGCAATCGAGAAACTTCCCGCCGCTCCCCACAAGGCTCCGCTTCGGCGGCAGCTGA
- a CDS encoding GspE/PulE family protein, protein MSRNRETSRRSPQGSASAAAEPPARSGLRLPFAFARDTQVLLDGARLVVGPEATADGLREAQRRAGPRVLELVEQSRAGFETALSQFYEGDGGGEEGEEAEPSFDLEDMGGPAAQRDLLEDSGDAPVIRLVHQLLRRAVSSGASDLHVEPYEGGLRVRMRIDGFLQSVMDRNDVPVRRVISRLKVMAGLDIAETRLPQDGRIPLRLGGRLIDTRVSSLPGNYGERIVLRILDRSTGLMPLKDLGLSDAQEAQLARMSALPNGIILATGPTGSGKTTTLYSLLNLANQDERNIVTVEDPIEYDLAGISQSQINAEIGMTFAAGLRATLRQDPDVILVGEIRDPETASVAAQAALTGHLVFSSLHANGSVGAVVRLRDLGLDNFLIAATLRGVIAQRLLRRLCPECSRAHPPDAAEAAHYRRHGLPVPHEIRDAVGCPACNGSGYAGRVGIFEMVEVGEALREAIDRGATEAEMKSLAVSESETLFGQSLAEVAAGRTSLAEALRVVGDVA, encoded by the coding sequence ATGTCGCGCAATCGAGAAACTTCCCGCCGCTCCCCACAAGGCTCCGCTTCGGCGGCAGCTGAGCCGCCCGCGCGCTCGGGTCTGCGCCTGCCCTTCGCCTTTGCCCGCGATACGCAGGTGCTGCTGGATGGCGCGCGGCTGGTCGTGGGGCCCGAGGCCACGGCGGACGGGCTGCGCGAGGCGCAGCGCCGCGCGGGCCCGCGGGTGCTGGAGCTGGTCGAGCAGAGCCGCGCCGGGTTCGAGACCGCGCTGTCGCAATTCTACGAGGGCGATGGCGGCGGCGAGGAGGGCGAGGAGGCCGAACCGAGCTTCGATCTGGAAGACATGGGCGGCCCCGCCGCACAGCGCGATCTGCTGGAGGATAGCGGCGACGCGCCGGTGATCCGGCTGGTGCATCAGCTTTTGCGCCGGGCCGTCAGTTCGGGCGCGTCGGATCTGCATGTGGAACCTTACGAGGGGGGCCTGCGCGTGCGGATGCGCATCGACGGGTTCCTGCAATCGGTGATGGACCGCAATGACGTGCCGGTGCGGCGGGTGATCAGCCGCCTCAAGGTGATGGCGGGGCTGGATATCGCCGAGACCCGCCTGCCGCAGGACGGGCGCATTCCGCTGCGCCTTGGCGGTCGGCTGATTGACACGCGGGTCAGTTCCCTGCCAGGCAATTACGGCGAACGCATCGTGCTCAGGATCCTCGACCGCTCGACCGGGCTGATGCCGCTGAAGGATCTGGGCCTGAGCGACGCGCAGGAGGCACAGCTTGCGCGCATGTCGGCCCTGCCCAACGGGATCATCCTGGCCACCGGGCCGACCGGGTCAGGGAAAACGACGACGCTCTATTCCCTGCTGAATCTGGCCAACCAGGACGAGCGTAATATCGTCACGGTCGAGGACCCGATCGAATATGACCTGGCGGGCATCAGCCAGTCCCAGATCAATGCCGAGATCGGCATGACCTTTGCCGCGGGTCTGCGCGCGACGCTGCGCCAGGACCCGGATGTGATCCTGGTGGGCGAGATCCGCGACCCCGAGACCGCGAGCGTGGCGGCCCAGGCCGCCCTGACGGGCCATCTGGTGTTTTCGTCGCTGCATGCCAATGGATCGGTGGGGGCGGTGGTGCGCCTGCGCGATCTCGGCCTCGACAATTTCCTGATTGCCGCCACATTGCGCGGCGTGATTGCGCAGCGGCTGTTGCGCAGGCTCTGCCCCGAGTGCAGCCGGGCGCATCCGCCAGACGCGGCCGAGGCCGCGCATTACCGCCGTCACGGGCTGCCGGTGCCGCACGAGATCCGCGACGCGGTGGGCTGCCCCGCCTGCAACGGGTCGGGCTATGCCGGCCGGGTGGGCATTTTCGAGATGGTCGAGGTGGGCGAGGCCCTGCGCGAGGCGATCGACCGCGGCGCCACCGAGGCGGAGATGAAGAGCCTGGCCGTGTCCGAGTCCGAGACGCTCTTTGGGCAATCGCTGGCGGAGGTGGCCGCCGGGCGCACCAGCCTCGCCGAGGCGCTGCGCGTGGTGGGGGATGTGGCGTGA
- a CDS encoding type II secretion system F family protein → MKAYTYTAYTDAGRRKTGTVVAETESHAAQKLQAQGLYPSELVTRARRAGAGGFSRARLSPELQAVMTRQLAVLLSADMPAEAALDAVRAGGSPALDRVAASAQAALMDGAPLSEALDRSGAGFPRYYIASVRSGETAGDAAQVFTELADHLESVGTDKAQISTALIYPGFVAAVSLLVCTILMVNVAPEIVAMFELSGRPLPVLTQRMLAVSGWIGANLWLIGAVLAGLVVLGVLTRIVPSLRQARYRLGLRLPLIGRLMRLGASVQYLRTLALVLASRQPVVNACGSAAEVMDIDLFRAEAEAVTQAVQTGESLSQALQNLSPIPPVARQLISAGEASARLARMTERAAMLTENGLSTERKRIAALLEPLLMIVVGAMVLVIVLAVLLPIFDLQAVVAG, encoded by the coding sequence GTGAAAGCCTATACCTACACCGCCTATACCGATGCCGGCCGCCGCAAGACCGGCACCGTGGTGGCCGAGACCGAGAGCCACGCCGCCCAGAAGCTGCAGGCGCAGGGGCTTTACCCGTCCGAACTGGTGACGCGGGCGCGCCGGGCCGGGGCCGGGGGGTTTTCCCGCGCGCGGCTCAGCCCGGAATTGCAGGCGGTGATGACCCGGCAGCTCGCGGTGCTGCTTTCGGCCGATATGCCCGCCGAGGCCGCTTTGGACGCGGTGCGCGCGGGCGGCAGCCCGGCGCTCGACCGGGTGGCGGCCAGCGCGCAGGCGGCGCTGATGGATGGCGCGCCTTTGTCGGAGGCGCTGGATCGCAGCGGCGCGGGGTTTCCGCGTTATTACATCGCCTCGGTCCGGTCGGGCGAGACGGCGGGCGATGCCGCACAGGTCTTTACCGAGCTTGCCGATCATCTGGAAAGTGTCGGCACCGACAAGGCGCAGATTTCCACGGCGCTGATCTATCCGGGCTTCGTGGCGGCGGTGTCCTTGCTGGTCTGCACCATATTGATGGTCAATGTGGCGCCCGAGATCGTGGCGATGTTCGAGCTTTCCGGCCGCCCCCTGCCGGTGCTGACCCAGCGGATGCTGGCGGTCAGCGGCTGGATCGGGGCCAATCTGTGGCTCATTGGCGCGGTGCTGGCGGGGCTTGTGGTGCTGGGGGTGCTGACCCGGATCGTGCCATCGCTGCGTCAGGCGCGGTACCGGCTGGGGCTGCGCCTGCCGCTGATCGGCCGGCTGATGCGGCTGGGGGCGAGCGTGCAATATCTGCGCACGCTGGCGCTGGTGCTGGCCTCGCGGCAGCCGGTGGTCAATGCCTGCGGCTCGGCGGCCGAGGTGATGGATATCGACCTGTTCCGCGCCGAGGCGGAGGCCGTGACGCAAGCGGTGCAGACCGGCGAAAGCCTGAGCCAGGCCTTGCAGAACCTCAGCCCGATCCCGCCGGTGGCGCGGCAGCTGATCAGCGCGGGCGAAGCCTCGGCGCGGCTGGCGCGGATGACCGAGCGCGCCGCGATGCTGACCGAGAACGGGCTGTCGACCGAGCGCAAGCGCATCGCGGCCCTGCTGGAGCCGCTTTTGATGATCGTGGTGGGGGCGATGGTGCTGGTGATCGTGCTGGCGGTGCTCTTGCCGATCTTCGATCTGCAGGCGGTGGTGGCGGGCTAA
- a CDS encoding type II secretion system protein N: MRILALVALLISLAAAGWAGQVFWQEWQVSYAPVAPRAPGEAREEEPQPPASARPTRQWPLLFGEKMPPLPPQTEEAEPEPPAPKAPPIDALGYTLKGVVRAEGQVWAMVSHPTGNEVLRVGDELAPGMVISKIDERGLWAGVEGADPGLLGFPEDKPAAAAE; this comes from the coding sequence ATGCGCATTCTGGCCCTGGTTGCCCTGCTGATCTCGCTCGCCGCGGCGGGCTGGGCCGGGCAGGTCTTCTGGCAGGAATGGCAGGTGAGCTATGCGCCGGTGGCCCCGCGTGCGCCGGGAGAGGCGCGCGAGGAAGAGCCGCAACCGCCCGCCAGTGCGCGGCCCACCCGCCAGTGGCCGCTGCTTTTCGGTGAGAAAATGCCGCCCCTGCCGCCCCAGACCGAAGAGGCCGAGCCCGAGCCGCCCGCCCCCAAGGCCCCGCCGATCGACGCGTTGGGCTATACGCTCAAGGGCGTGGTGCGCGCCGAGGGGCAGGTCTGGGCGATGGTCAGCCACCCCACCGGCAACGAGGTGCTGCGCGTGGGCGACGAACTGGCCCCGGGCATGGTGATCTCGAAGATCGACGAGCGCGGCCTCTGGGCCGGGGTCGAAGGGGCCGATCCGGGGCTGCTGGGCTTTCCCGAGGACAAGCCCGCGGCGGCGGCGGAGTGA